A genomic region of Mycobacterium senriense contains the following coding sequences:
- a CDS encoding TetR/AcrR family transcriptional regulator: protein MRGPRERMVVSAALLIRERGARATAISDVLEHSGAPRGSAYHYFPGGRTQLLCEAVDYAGEHVAAVITGADDGRQLLDTLIDKYRRQLLDSDFRAGCPIVAVSVEAGEHHDAERMVIERAAAVFDRWTDLIAARFIADGIAPERARELAVMATTSLEGAIVLARVRRDLMPLDVVHRQLRDLLAAASSGQALGKETHDDR from the coding sequence ATGCGTGGTCCACGCGAGCGGATGGTCGTTTCTGCCGCGCTGCTGATTCGGGAGCGCGGGGCGCGCGCCACCGCGATCTCCGATGTGCTCGAGCACAGCGGTGCGCCCCGCGGATCGGCCTACCACTACTTTCCCGGCGGTCGCACCCAGCTGCTCTGCGAGGCCGTCGACTACGCCGGCGAGCACGTCGCCGCCGTCATCACCGGCGCCGACGACGGCCGGCAACTGCTGGACACGTTGATCGACAAGTACCGTCGCCAGCTCCTCGACAGCGACTTTCGCGCGGGCTGCCCCATCGTGGCCGTCTCGGTTGAAGCGGGCGAGCACCACGACGCCGAACGCATGGTGATCGAACGCGCCGCGGCGGTCTTCGACCGATGGACGGACCTGATCGCCGCACGGTTCATCGCCGACGGGATTGCGCCGGAGCGGGCGCGTGAATTGGCGGTGATGGCCACCACCTCGCTCGAGGGTGCGATCGTGCTCGCGCGGGTGCGACGCGACCTGATGCCCCTCGACGTCGTCCATCGCCAGCTGCGCGACCTGCTGGCGGCGGCGTCGTCTGGTCAGGCGCTCGGAAAGGAAACCCACGATGACCGGTGA
- the mymT gene encoding metallothionein MymT, whose product MATYEAGTELTCGHEGCGCRVRIEVPCHCSGSGEPYRCTCGDELTPVK is encoded by the coding sequence ATGGCAACTTACGAGGCCGGGACCGAGCTGACGTGCGGTCACGAAGGCTGCGGCTGTCGCGTCCGCATCGAGGTCCCCTGCCACTGCTCGGGTTCGGGTGAGCCGTACCGCTGCACGTGCGGCGACGAGCTGACCCCCGTCAAGTAA
- the ilvD gene encoding dihydroxy-acid dehydratase — MPTTDSAGTADIKPRSRDVTDGLEKAAARGMLRAVGMGDEDFAKPQIGVASSWNEITPCNLSLDRLAKAVKEGVFSAGGYPLEFGTISVSDGISMGHEGMHFSLVSREVIADSVETVMQAERLDGSVLLAGCDKSLPGMLMAAARLDLASVFLYAGSILPGVAKLSDGTEREVTIIDAFEAVGACARGLMPREDVDAIERAICPGEGACGGMYTANTMASAAEALGMSLPGSAAPPATDRRRDGFARRSGAAVVELLRRGITARDILTKEAFENAIAVVMAFGGSTNAVLHLLAIAHEAGVALSLDDFSRIGSKVPHLADVKPFGRHVMSHVDHIGGVPVVMKALLDAGLLRGDCLTVTGATVAENLAAIAPPDPDGKVLRALSNPIHPTGGITILRGSLAPEGAVVKSAGFDSDVFEGTARVFDGERAALDALEDGTITKGDAVVIRYEGPKGGPGMREMLAITGAIKGAGLGKDVLLLTDGRFSGGTTGLCVGHIAPEAVDAGPIAFLRDGDRIRLDVANHVLDVLTDPAEFEVRRKDFTPPEPRYKTGVLAKYVKLVSSAAIGAVCG, encoded by the coding sequence ATGCCCACCACCGATTCGGCCGGAACCGCCGACATCAAGCCGCGTAGTCGTGACGTCACCGACGGCCTGGAGAAGGCCGCCGCCCGGGGCATGCTGCGGGCCGTAGGCATGGGCGACGAGGACTTCGCCAAGCCGCAGATCGGCGTCGCGTCGTCGTGGAACGAGATCACGCCGTGCAACCTCTCGCTGGACCGGCTCGCCAAAGCGGTCAAGGAGGGCGTGTTCTCGGCCGGCGGTTACCCGCTGGAGTTCGGCACCATCTCGGTGTCCGACGGCATCTCGATGGGCCACGAGGGGATGCACTTCTCGCTGGTGTCGCGCGAGGTGATCGCCGACAGCGTCGAGACGGTGATGCAGGCCGAACGCCTGGACGGCTCGGTGCTGCTGGCCGGCTGCGACAAGTCGCTGCCCGGCATGCTGATGGCCGCCGCCCGGCTGGACCTGGCCTCGGTGTTCCTCTACGCGGGCTCGATCCTGCCCGGGGTCGCCAAGCTGTCCGACGGCACCGAGCGCGAGGTCACCATCATCGACGCGTTCGAGGCGGTGGGCGCCTGCGCCCGGGGTCTGATGCCGCGCGAAGACGTCGACGCCATCGAGCGCGCGATCTGTCCCGGCGAGGGCGCGTGCGGCGGCATGTACACGGCCAACACGATGGCCAGCGCCGCCGAGGCGCTCGGGATGTCGTTGCCGGGCAGCGCGGCGCCGCCGGCGACCGACCGCCGCCGCGACGGGTTCGCGCGGCGCAGCGGTGCGGCCGTCGTCGAACTGCTGCGGCGCGGCATCACGGCCCGCGACATCCTCACCAAGGAGGCGTTCGAGAACGCGATCGCCGTGGTGATGGCGTTCGGCGGCTCGACCAACGCGGTGCTGCACCTGCTGGCCATCGCCCACGAGGCCGGCGTCGCGCTGTCGCTCGACGATTTCAGCCGGATCGGGTCGAAGGTCCCGCACCTGGCCGACGTCAAGCCGTTCGGCCGCCACGTCATGTCCCACGTCGACCACATCGGCGGCGTGCCGGTGGTGATGAAGGCGCTGCTGGACGCCGGGCTGCTGCGCGGCGACTGCCTGACGGTGACCGGTGCGACGGTGGCCGAGAACCTGGCCGCGATCGCCCCGCCCGACCCGGACGGCAAGGTGCTGCGCGCGCTGAGCAATCCCATTCACCCGACCGGCGGGATCACCATCCTGCGCGGATCGCTGGCGCCCGAGGGTGCGGTGGTCAAGTCGGCGGGATTCGATTCCGACGTGTTCGAGGGCACCGCAAGGGTTTTCGACGGCGAGCGGGCCGCACTGGACGCTTTGGAGGACGGCACCATCACCAAGGGCGACGCGGTGGTGATCCGCTACGAAGGACCCAAGGGCGGCCCCGGCATGCGCGAAATGCTGGCCATCACGGGGGCCATCAAGGGCGCCGGTCTGGGCAAAGACGTGCTGCTGCTCACCGACGGCCGCTTCTCCGGCGGGACGACCGGCCTGTGCGTCGGCCACATCGCGCCCGAGGCGGTCGACGCCGGACCGATCGCGTTCCTGCGCGACGGTGACCGGATCCGCCTGGACGTGGCCAACCATGTGCTCGACGTGCTGACCGATCCGGCCGAATTCGAGGTTCGGCGCAAGGATTTCACCCCGCCGGAGCCGCGCTACAAGACCGGCGTGCTGGCCAAGTACGTGAAGCTGGTCAGCTCGGCCGCCATCGGCGCGGTCTGCGGCTGA
- a CDS encoding nitronate monooxygenase, with protein MDIADRLRLDVPVGQAGMGGGLAGAALAGAVARAGGLGTLGIDTPQRLRRSIERVRAQAPGRAVAVNLLVPFVHRRHVAVCVDARVDAVVVAFGEKRGLVAHLRDAGIFVLVMVGTDAQARAAIAAGADGLIAQGREAGGHLVGTVAALDFLPRALAAAAGRPVFVAGGIATGADTRAALDAGASGVIAGTRFLLTHEANANRAYQQRILRADKTIETNLFGLSWPLRHRVVPNAATRRWCHQNGKAKALPAALNAASRPLSVLGYFDAGPLMRLQSPALPFFTPLAPVAGVPDSWLDSAALYAGETALRIGELTSAEQAVADLAPR; from the coding sequence ATGGACATCGCGGACCGGTTGCGGCTCGATGTTCCGGTCGGGCAGGCCGGGATGGGCGGCGGACTGGCGGGCGCGGCACTGGCGGGCGCGGTCGCCCGGGCGGGCGGACTGGGCACGCTGGGCATCGACACGCCCCAGCGACTACGAAGGTCGATCGAGCGGGTACGCGCGCAGGCGCCGGGCCGGGCGGTCGCGGTAAACCTATTGGTGCCCTTCGTTCATCGCCGGCACGTCGCGGTCTGTGTCGACGCGCGGGTGGACGCCGTCGTGGTGGCGTTCGGGGAAAAGCGGGGGCTGGTCGCACACCTGCGCGATGCGGGGATCTTCGTTTTGGTGATGGTGGGCACCGACGCGCAGGCGCGTGCCGCGATCGCCGCGGGTGCCGACGGCTTGATCGCCCAGGGACGCGAGGCCGGTGGCCATCTGGTGGGAACGGTGGCGGCGCTGGACTTTCTGCCGCGCGCCCTCGCCGCGGCCGCCGGCCGTCCGGTGTTCGTGGCCGGCGGGATCGCCACCGGCGCCGACACGCGCGCCGCGCTGGACGCCGGCGCCAGCGGTGTCATCGCCGGCACGCGATTCCTGTTGACCCACGAGGCCAACGCGAACCGCGCGTACCAGCAACGAATTCTGCGGGCGGACAAGACAATCGAAACCAACCTGTTCGGCCTGAGCTGGCCGCTGCGCCACCGCGTCGTTCCCAACGCGGCCACCCGCCGGTGGTGCCACCAAAACGGCAAGGCCAAGGCGCTGCCCGCCGCCCTGAACGCGGCCAGCCGCCCGCTGTCGGTACTGGGCTATTTCGACGCGGGACCGCTGATGCGCCTGCAGTCACCCGCCCTCCCGTTCTTCACCCCGCTGGCGCCGGTGGCCGGCGTGCCCGACTCCTGGCTGGACAGTGCGGCCCTGTACGCGGGCGAAACCGCTTTGCGAATCGGCGAACTGACCTCCGCCGAGCAGGCCGTCGCCGACCTCGCCCCTCGCTGA
- a CDS encoding O-methyltransferase, producing MTENPTPKDVDAFLDSTVVDGDPSLSAALEASDAAGLPSIAVSVQQGKFLSLLAGAIGARNILELGTLGGFSTIWLARGAGPQGRVVTLEYEPKHAEVARANLERAGVADRVEVIVGAALDTLPTVTGPFDLIFIDADKENYPAYLEWAVRLARPGAVIVADNVIREGQILEPESNAQAQAVRQTLQAMGEHPRLDTAVLQTVGAKRWDGFAFALVR from the coding sequence ATGACCGAGAACCCAACCCCCAAAGACGTCGACGCATTCTTGGACAGCACAGTGGTGGACGGCGACCCGTCGTTGAGCGCGGCCCTCGAGGCCAGCGACGCGGCCGGGTTGCCGTCGATCGCGGTGTCGGTGCAGCAAGGAAAGTTCCTGAGCCTGCTCGCCGGTGCCATCGGTGCGCGCAACATCCTCGAGCTCGGCACGCTGGGGGGTTTCAGCACCATCTGGCTGGCGCGCGGCGCCGGGCCGCAAGGACGGGTCGTGACGTTGGAATACGAGCCCAAGCACGCCGAGGTGGCGCGTGCCAACCTGGAGCGGGCCGGTGTCGCCGATCGGGTGGAGGTGATCGTCGGAGCCGCACTGGATACGCTGCCGACGGTGACCGGTCCGTTCGATCTGATCTTCATCGACGCCGACAAGGAGAACTATCCCGCGTACCTGGAGTGGGCGGTGCGCCTGGCCCGCCCCGGCGCGGTCATCGTGGCGGACAACGTGATTCGGGAGGGCCAGATTCTTGAGCCCGAGTCCAACGCCCAAGCGCAGGCGGTGCGCCAGACGCTGCAGGCGATGGGTGAGCACCCGCGGCTGGACACCGCGGTACTTCAAACGGTGGGTGCCAAACGCTGGGACGGCTTCGCGTTCGCGTTGGTGCGGTAG
- a CDS encoding metal-sensitive transcriptional regulator, with translation MTNDHGYSQQKDNYAKRLRRIEGQVRGIARMIEEDKYCIDVLTQVSAVNSALRSVALNLLDEHLSHCVTRAVAEEGPEAPERAQAKLAEASAAIARLVRS, from the coding sequence ATGACGAACGACCACGGGTACTCGCAGCAGAAGGACAACTACGCCAAACGGCTGCGGCGCATCGAGGGCCAGGTGCGGGGCATCGCACGGATGATCGAGGAGGACAAGTACTGCATCGACGTCCTCACGCAGGTCAGCGCGGTCAACAGCGCGCTGCGTTCGGTCGCCTTGAACCTGCTCGACGAGCACCTGAGCCACTGCGTCACCCGCGCGGTTGCCGAGGAGGGGCCGGAGGCCCCGGAAAGGGCCCAAGCCAAGCTTGCCGAAGCCTCCGCCGCGATCGCACGCCTGGTTCGTTCCTGA
- a CDS encoding MFS transporter: protein MTAETNAAARTWTPRIAAQLAVLAAAAFTYVTAEILPVGALPAIARDLHVSLFAVGTLLTWYAFVAALTTFPLVRWTAHWPRRRTLMLSLTCLTASQVISALAPSFSVLAAGRVLCAVTHGLLWAVIAPIATRLVPPSHAGRATMSIYVGTSLALVVGSPLTAALSLMWGWRLAVVCVTVAAAVVTLAARLMLPEMMLTENQLAHVGPRSRHHRNPRLILVSVLAMIAVTGHFVSYTYIVELIRNVLGVRGPNLAFVLAAYGLAGLLSLPLVARPLDHRPKGAIILCITGLTSAFVVLTGLALGGRTGVATALIGTAAIVLWGAMATAVSPMMQSAAMRNGADDPDGASGLYVTAFQVGIMAGSLAGGLFYERSVTMMLTASAALMAVALIGIVANRRMLDVAPTSSPDSYPPRSAR from the coding sequence ATGACTGCCGAAACCAACGCCGCCGCGCGAACGTGGACTCCACGCATCGCGGCTCAGTTGGCTGTGCTGGCCGCCGCGGCCTTCACCTACGTCACCGCCGAGATTCTGCCGGTCGGCGCGCTGCCGGCCATCGCCCGCGACCTGCACGTCAGCCTGTTTGCGGTGGGAACGCTGTTGACCTGGTACGCCTTCGTGGCGGCCCTGACGACGTTTCCGCTGGTGCGCTGGACGGCGCATTGGCCGCGGCGCCGCACGCTCATGCTCAGCCTGACCTGCCTCACCGCCTCGCAGGTCATCTCGGCGCTGGCGCCCAGTTTCTCGGTGCTGGCCGCCGGGCGCGTGCTCTGCGCGGTCACCCACGGCCTGCTGTGGGCGGTCATCGCGCCGATCGCGACCCGGCTGGTGCCGCCGAGCCATGCCGGACGCGCCACCATGTCGATCTACGTCGGCACCAGCCTCGCGCTGGTGGTGGGCAGCCCGCTGACCGCCGCGCTGAGCCTGATGTGGGGCTGGCGCCTGGCCGTCGTCTGCGTCACCGTCGCGGCCGCCGTCGTCACCCTCGCAGCCCGGCTGATGCTGCCGGAGATGATGCTCACCGAGAACCAGCTCGCCCACGTCGGTCCGCGGTCACGACACCACCGCAACCCGCGGCTGATCCTGGTGAGCGTGCTGGCGATGATCGCGGTCACCGGCCACTTCGTGTCCTACACCTACATCGTCGAGCTGATCCGCAACGTCCTGGGCGTGCGCGGGCCGAACCTCGCCTTCGTGCTGGCCGCCTACGGGCTGGCCGGCCTGCTGTCGTTGCCGCTGGTGGCGCGGCCGCTGGACCACCGGCCCAAGGGCGCCATCATCCTGTGCATCACGGGCCTGACGTCGGCCTTCGTGGTGCTGACCGGGCTGGCACTGGGTGGTAGGACGGGCGTGGCCACCGCGCTGATCGGGACCGCCGCCATCGTGCTGTGGGGGGCGATGGCCACGGCGGTCTCCCCGATGATGCAATCCGCGGCGATGCGCAACGGGGCCGACGACCCCGACGGGGCGTCGGGGCTCTACGTGACCGCTTTCCAGGTCGGCATCATGGCCGGCTCGCTGGCCGGCGGCCTGTTCTACGAGCGCAGCGTCACGATGATGCTGACCGCTTCGGCAGCCCTGATGGCCGTCGCGCTCATCGGGATCGTGGCCAACCGGCGGATGCTCGACGTTGCTCCGACAAGCTCACCCGATTCATATCCGCCCAGATCAGCCCGGTAA
- a CDS encoding SPW repeat protein: protein MSTVHSSIDHHPDLLALRARYERVAESMSAHVTFGLALLTGLYVAASPWIVGFSGTASLATSDLIVGIAAAFLAYGFATTLDRAHGMTWTLPVLGLWVIVSTWILPGVVMTTGMTWSNVVAGALLAFLGFNATYFGMRTRATDTHT from the coding sequence ATGAGTACAGTCCATTCATCAATCGATCACCACCCCGATTTGTTGGCTCTGCGTGCGCGTTACGAGCGCGTGGCCGAGTCGATGAGCGCGCATGTCACGTTCGGTCTGGCCCTGCTGACGGGCCTGTACGTGGCCGCTTCGCCGTGGATCGTCGGATTCAGCGGCACGGCATCGCTTGCCACGTCCGACCTGATCGTCGGGATCGCGGCGGCGTTCCTGGCCTACGGGTTCGCGACGACGCTCGATCGCGCGCACGGCATGACCTGGACGCTGCCGGTGCTGGGGCTGTGGGTCATCGTCTCGACGTGGATCCTGCCGGGCGTCGTGATGACCACCGGCATGACCTGGTCGAATGTCGTTGCGGGTGCGTTGTTGGCGTTCCTGGGCTTCAACGCGACCTACTTCGGCATGCGCACCCGCGCGACGGACACCCACACCTGA
- a CDS encoding molybdopterin-dependent oxidoreductase: protein MTGEWQSSACILCECNCGIVVQVEDRRLTRIRGDKAHPASQGYTCNKALRLDHYQNSGARLTSPLRRRADGSYEEIDWDTAIVEIAEGFKHIRDSYGGDKIFYYGGGGQGNHLGGAYSGAFLKALGSRYRSNALAQEKTGEAWVDGHLYGGHTRGEFEHAEVAVFVGKNPWMSQSFPRARVVLNEIAKDPARAMIVIDPVVTDTAKMSDFHLRVRPGTDAWCLAALAAILVQENLCNETFLGEHVRGADAVRAALREVPVADYAAHCGVDQELLRAAAWRIGTAASVSVFEDLGVQQAPNSTLCSYLNKLLWILTGNFAKKGGQHLHSSFAPLFGQFSGRTPVTGAPIISGLVPSNVVPEEILTDHPDRFRAMIVESSNPAHSLANSAACREAFRALELMVVIDVAMTETARLAHYVLPAASQFEKPEATFFNLEFPHNTFHLRRPLMAPLPGTLAEPEIWARLVRALGVLDDADLRPLHEAARNGRQAYTEAFLGAMANPSVAQLLPYVLYETLGPTLPEGLRGAAALWGLAQKTAMGYPDAVRRAGHADGNALFDAILDTPSGVTFTVHNYEDDFTLISHSDHKIALEIPSMLDELKTLSRVPPQLTTPEFPIVLSVGERRAYTANDIFRDPTWRKRDAEGALRISVEDAQTLGLVAGDRARISTAAGSAEATIEITETMMAGHAALPNGFGLDYVDGEGRTVTPGVAPNVLTSTEWRDPYAGTPWHKHVPARIEPAPLASGVSSRS, encoded by the coding sequence ATGACCGGTGAATGGCAATCCAGCGCGTGCATCCTGTGTGAATGCAACTGCGGCATCGTCGTCCAGGTCGAAGACCGCCGGCTGACCCGCATCCGCGGTGATAAGGCGCACCCGGCCTCGCAGGGCTATACCTGCAATAAGGCGTTGCGGCTGGACCACTATCAGAACAGCGGCGCCCGGCTGACCTCCCCGCTGCGCCGCCGCGCCGACGGCAGCTACGAGGAGATCGATTGGGACACGGCGATCGTCGAGATCGCCGAGGGTTTCAAACACATTCGCGACAGCTACGGCGGCGACAAGATCTTCTACTACGGCGGCGGCGGTCAGGGCAACCACCTGGGCGGGGCATACAGCGGCGCCTTCTTGAAGGCATTGGGGTCGCGCTACCGCTCGAATGCGCTGGCGCAGGAGAAGACCGGCGAGGCCTGGGTGGACGGGCACCTCTACGGAGGTCACACCAGGGGTGAATTCGAGCACGCCGAGGTCGCGGTGTTCGTCGGGAAGAACCCGTGGATGTCGCAGAGTTTTCCGCGAGCCAGGGTGGTGCTCAACGAGATCGCCAAGGATCCGGCCCGCGCGATGATCGTCATCGATCCGGTGGTCACCGACACCGCCAAGATGTCCGACTTCCACCTGCGGGTGCGACCCGGCACCGACGCATGGTGCCTGGCCGCACTGGCCGCCATCCTCGTCCAGGAAAACCTGTGCAACGAAACCTTTCTCGGCGAGCACGTGCGCGGCGCGGATGCCGTCCGGGCCGCGCTGCGCGAGGTTCCGGTGGCCGACTACGCCGCGCATTGCGGGGTCGACCAGGAGTTGCTGCGCGCCGCCGCGTGGCGCATCGGCACGGCCGCCAGCGTCTCGGTGTTCGAAGACCTCGGCGTGCAACAGGCGCCCAACAGCACGCTGTGCTCCTACCTGAACAAGTTGTTGTGGATCCTGACCGGCAATTTCGCGAAAAAAGGCGGGCAGCACCTACATTCGTCGTTCGCCCCGCTGTTCGGCCAGTTCTCCGGGCGCACACCGGTCACCGGCGCCCCGATCATCTCAGGGCTGGTGCCCAGCAACGTGGTGCCCGAGGAAATCCTGACCGACCACCCGGATCGCTTCCGGGCCATGATCGTGGAAAGTAGCAATCCCGCACACTCGCTGGCCAACTCGGCCGCCTGCCGGGAGGCCTTTCGAGCCCTGGAACTGATGGTGGTCATCGACGTCGCGATGACCGAGACCGCCAGGCTAGCCCACTATGTGCTGCCCGCGGCGTCCCAATTCGAGAAGCCGGAAGCCACCTTCTTCAATCTGGAATTCCCGCACAACACCTTTCATCTGCGCCGCCCATTGATGGCGCCCCTGCCGGGAACCCTGGCCGAGCCCGAAATCTGGGCACGGCTGGTGCGGGCGCTCGGCGTCCTGGACGACGCGGATTTGCGACCACTACACGAAGCCGCACGAAACGGTCGGCAGGCCTACACCGAGGCGTTCCTCGGTGCCATGGCCAATCCGAGCGTGGCGCAACTACTTCCGTACGTGCTGTACGAAACACTCGGGCCGACCCTACCGGAAGGGTTACGCGGTGCGGCCGCCCTGTGGGGCCTTGCCCAAAAGACCGCCATGGGTTATCCGGACGCGGTGCGGCGCGCCGGACACGCCGACGGCAACGCCCTGTTCGACGCGATCCTGGACACCCCGTCGGGCGTGACGTTCACCGTGCACAACTACGAGGACGACTTCACGCTGATCAGCCACTCCGACCACAAGATCGCGCTCGAAATCCCGTCGATGCTGGACGAATTGAAGACGCTGTCCCGGGTTCCGCCCCAGCTCACCACGCCGGAATTTCCGATCGTGCTGTCGGTGGGGGAGCGGCGCGCCTACACCGCCAACGACATCTTCCGCGACCCGACCTGGCGCAAACGCGACGCCGAGGGCGCGCTGCGGATCAGCGTCGAGGATGCCCAGACCCTCGGACTCGTCGCGGGAGACCGGGCGCGCATCAGCACCGCGGCCGGGAGCGCCGAGGCCACCATCGAGATCACCGAGACGATGATGGCCGGGCATGCCGCCCTGCCCAACGGTTTTGGGCTCGATTACGTCGACGGCGAGGGACGCACCGTCACCCCCGGTGTCGCCCCGAACGTGCTCACCTCGACCGAGTGGCGCGATCCTTACGCCGGCACGCCGTGGCACAAGCACGTGCCCGCACGCATCGAGCCCGCCCCCTTGGCCAGCGGCGTCAGTTCCAGATCTTGA
- a CDS encoding M13 family metallopeptidase, with protein sequence MTNTAIRSGIDLSFVDESIRPQDDLFGHVNGRWLAEYEIPADRATDGAFRQLYDRAEEQVRDLIVEASRQGSGAADDDAQRIGDLYASFLDEDTVQRRGVRPLLDEMTVIDDAADADALARAIGALQRTGAGGGVGVYVDTDAKNSARYLVHFTQSGLGLPDESYYREERHAEVLEAYPAHIARMFGLVFGGEPADHVQTADRIVALETRLAEAHWDVVKRRDADLTYNLRTFAELRDESVGFDWAGWAGGLGADPDALAEVIVCQPDYLRTFAELWRSEDLEVWKSWARWRLIRARAALLTDELVSADFDFYGRRLTGTEQIRDRWKRAVSLVENLMGDAVGKLYVQRHFPPEAKAHIDELVANLRAAYRMSISDLDWMTPQTRERALTKLEKFTAKVGYPSKWRDYSSLVIDRDDLYGNYQRGYAVNHDRELAKLGGPVDKDEWFMTPQTVNAYYNPGMNEIVFPAAILQPPFFDAEADDAANYGGIGAVIGHEIGHGFDDQGAKYDGDGNLVDWWTDADRTEFGARTKALIEQYDAYTPRGLAGDHHVNGAFTVGENIGDLGGLSIALLAYQLSLNGQPAPVIDGLTGVQRVFYGWAQVWRTKSRDAEVIRRLAVDPHSPPEFRCNGVLRNMDAFYDAFDGADSGALFLEPDRRVKIWN encoded by the coding sequence GTGACGAATACGGCCATCCGCTCGGGCATCGACCTGAGCTTTGTCGACGAAAGCATCCGCCCCCAAGACGACCTGTTCGGTCACGTCAACGGCCGCTGGCTGGCCGAATACGAGATACCGGCGGACCGGGCCACCGACGGCGCCTTCCGCCAGCTCTATGACCGCGCCGAAGAACAGGTGCGCGACCTGATCGTGGAGGCCAGCCGGCAGGGTTCGGGCGCTGCTGACGACGACGCGCAGCGCATCGGCGACCTGTACGCCAGCTTCCTGGACGAGGACACCGTGCAGCGCCGCGGCGTGCGGCCGCTGCTGGACGAGATGACGGTGATCGACGATGCCGCCGACGCCGACGCGCTGGCCCGCGCCATCGGTGCGCTGCAGCGCACCGGCGCGGGCGGCGGCGTCGGGGTGTACGTGGACACCGACGCCAAGAACTCGGCCCGCTATCTGGTGCACTTCACCCAGTCCGGGCTAGGGCTGCCCGACGAGTCCTACTACCGCGAGGAGCGGCACGCCGAGGTGCTGGAGGCCTATCCCGCGCACATCGCGCGGATGTTCGGCCTGGTGTTCGGCGGGGAGCCGGCCGACCACGTCCAGACCGCCGACCGCATCGTCGCGCTGGAGACCCGGCTGGCCGAGGCGCATTGGGATGTGGTCAAGCGCCGCGACGCCGACCTCACCTACAACCTGCGCACGTTCGCCGAGCTTCGCGACGAGTCGGTGGGCTTCGACTGGGCCGGCTGGGCCGGCGGGCTCGGCGCTGACCCCGATGCCCTCGCGGAAGTGATTGTGTGCCAACCGGATTACCTGCGCACCTTCGCCGAGTTGTGGCGCAGCGAGGACCTCGAGGTGTGGAAGAGCTGGGCGCGGTGGCGACTGATCCGCGCGCGGGCCGCCCTGCTGACCGACGAGCTGGTGTCCGCGGACTTCGACTTCTACGGCCGGCGGCTGACCGGCACCGAGCAGATCCGGGACCGGTGGAAGCGCGCGGTGTCGCTGGTGGAGAACCTGATGGGCGACGCCGTCGGAAAGCTGTATGTGCAGCGTCATTTCCCGCCCGAAGCGAAGGCCCACATCGACGAGCTGGTCGCGAACCTACGTGCGGCGTACCGGATGAGCATCAGCGACCTGGACTGGATGACACCGCAGACCCGGGAACGGGCGCTGACCAAGCTGGAGAAGTTCACCGCCAAGGTCGGCTACCCGTCCAAGTGGCGGGACTACTCCTCGCTGGTGATCGACCGCGACGACCTGTACGGCAACTACCAGCGCGGCTACGCGGTCAACCACGACCGTGAGCTGGCCAAGCTCGGCGGGCCGGTGGACAAAGACGAGTGGTTCATGACGCCGCAGACGGTCAACGCCTACTACAACCCGGGGATGAACGAAATCGTCTTCCCGGCAGCAATTTTGCAGCCGCCGTTCTTCGACGCCGAGGCCGACGACGCGGCCAACTACGGCGGCATCGGCGCGGTGATCGGCCATGAGATCGGCCACGGCTTCGACGACCAGGGCGCCAAGTACGACGGCGACGGCAACCTGGTCGACTGGTGGACCGACGCCGATCGGACCGAATTCGGCGCCCGCACAAAGGCTCTCATCGAGCAGTACGACGCCTACACGCCGCGCGGCCTGGCCGGTGACCATCACGTCAACGGCGCATTCACCGTCGGGGAGAACATCGGCGACCTGGGCGGCTTGTCGATCGCGCTGCTGGCCTACCAGTTGTCGCTGAACGGCCAGCCCGCCCCGGTGATCGACGGCCTCACCGGTGTGCAGCGGGTGTTCTACGGCTGGGCCCAGGTGTGGCGCACCAAATCCCGTGACGCGGAGGTTATCCGGCGCCTGGCGGTGGATCCGCATTCGCCCCCGGAGTTCCGCTGCAACGGCGTGCTGCGCAACATGGACGCGTTCTACGACGCCTTCGACGGTGCCGACTCCGGTGCGCTGTTCTTGGAACCGGACCGCCGGGTCAAGATCTGGAACTGA